Genomic DNA from Ferrimicrobium acidiphilum DSM 19497:
AAGCAATAGTAGGGCGATGATCGGCAGGTCATCTCCGCCGGTAACCAGTGGTAGTGCACCCGTTGGCAGAACGATGACAAACTGGAATAGACGAACGCGATCGTCGGCAGAGAGGCGGCTGAGGAGAAGGGCAAGGATAGTCACAAGCAGAGTAAACAGAGTGAGGCTAACTCTGGCGTCGCGTAGCGGTTTGGGAATGGTGAGGCCGTTCGGTATACCAAAAATGATCATTCCTGGCAAGTATGGAACAAAAGCCCCGGCATCGGTGGCCTTTGAGAAGTTCTGCGCACCCGTACCGACGGTGTGTGGAGAGTCGAGATAGCAGTTCTGGTTATTCGCCACTCGATCACCGCAGCGTTCGATCACCGCCACCTCGTCTTGAGCATGAACACCTGGAACATTGTTGACGCGTTGCGCGATCGATACCGTGAGTGGAACCATCAGGCAGAGCAAAAGAAGCGAAACGACTAGACCGCGACGGGTATGGCGGCTTTCACGCATGCGTCTATTGCGTGATGCTATAAGTGCTAACAGGCCGATGAACGCATAAGGAATGACGGCAAACTCTGCCCACTGTACGTAGTCTGGCTCAGTTGAGATGAACAGCTGACCGATGGCAAAGATCGCCGAGGCAAGATAAAGCATCGCATCCTGCTCGAGCGGAGTGAGTGCCCTAAGGATGCGCCAGAGTTTTCTGCCCTGCTGGGGCGCTGATAGCACCCCGATATCCTAGCGTTCCCGATGTCAATTAGTACCGTTGACCAAGGCAGGATTCGCAGCCAATCTCTCAGGTATCAGAGGAGGGCCTTGGACTTTTGTGGCTCCCTTAACTCCCTATAAGG
This window encodes:
- a CDS encoding glycosyltransferase 87 family protein, which produces MLSAPQQGRKLWRILRALTPLEQDAMLYLASAIFAIGQLFISTEPDYVQWAEFAVIPYAFIGLLALIASRNRRMRESRHTRRGLVVSLLLLCLMVPLTVSIAQRVNNVPGVHAQDEVAVIERCGDRVANNQNCYLDSPHTVGTGAQNFSKATDAGAFVPYLPGMIIFGIPNGLTIPKPLRDARVSLTLFTLLVTILALLLSRLSADDRVRLFQFVIVLPTGALPLVTGGDDLPIIALLLLALVLSYRKQPVLAGIAGGVAAAIKLTAWPLAFALALVQPRQANRLARFRYGTALLAILAPIIAIASLIDPKAFFVNEILFPLGLTKVKSPAESPLIGQKLVGIFGGQLHLVVVVVLVVVGAEAALLLYRRLRPKSPSTMTGYIALVFFIAILLAPATRFGYLLYPANMAVWAIILHKLDRDLEASHSLTEQESERDILPTLTDGAS